A region of Nitrospirota bacterium DNA encodes the following proteins:
- a CDS encoding TIGR03546 family protein — protein sequence MLRAAAKLLRAMNSETEPGQISLALCFAMVAGLTPLLSLHNLFVLLLVLVLRVNVSAFLVGLGVFSALAYPLDPLFHRVGLSVLRAGPLQGLWTSLYNSAPWRLERFYNTVTMGSLLVSLALFIPLFLATNLAIRRYREHVMRWVERSRAMTFFKGTRFYRLYKSVSGAGEYLR from the coding sequence ATGCTCCGGGCGGCAGCCAAACTTTTGAGGGCAATGAACTCCGAGACGGAGCCGGGCCAGATAAGCCTGGCCCTGTGTTTTGCCATGGTGGCCGGCCTGACGCCGCTTCTGAGCCTGCACAATCTGTTCGTCCTGCTCCTGGTCCTCGTCCTCCGGGTCAATGTGTCGGCATTCCTGGTGGGCTTGGGGGTCTTCTCCGCCCTGGCCTATCCCCTGGACCCGCTGTTTCACCGGGTGGGCCTCTCGGTGCTCCGGGCCGGGCCGCTCCAGGGACTCTGGACCTCTCTTTACAACTCCGCTCCCTGGCGACTGGAGAGGTTCTATAACACGGTCACGATGGGGAGCCTCCTTGTGTCCCTTGCTCTTTTTATTCCCCTGTTTCTTGCCACCAACCTGGCCATCCGCCGCTACCGGGAGCACGTGATGCGGTGGGTGGAAAGGTCCCGCGCCATGACCTTTTTCAAGGGCACCCGGTTTTACAGGCTCTACAAGTCCGTCTCCGGGGCCGGGGAGTATTTGCGATGA
- a CDS encoding TIGR03545 family protein translates to MKWIRWKGLLAFAALVGVIVVFWFLLVDSYVKALIESAGTRAVGAKVQLDGADLTLFPVGLTLKRLQVTNPEEPMQNAVEVSRIAFTMDGMRLLERKVIIEEMALQGVRFGTPRKTSGAVRKVRKEKPEEKKRRLALPTLTLPSIKEVMDKADLRTLKAAQSLREDVGQTKTRWEERLRDLPDKETFEDYRKRVQEAKKTARTDPLGTAVRVKELRDDLRADMAKLKEAKEDFTKTRLDLNRRIREVARMPAEDVRRLRETYGVTPEGLGNVTRLVAGQKAALWVQRSLFWYGKIQKVFEPARQEKAGEPKAVKPPRAPGLDVHFPERTPAPEFLIRRARADLGLKAGDLSGRLTDITSEQGVTGQPTVFSFSGEKLALARAMRIEGSLDHVKPGRAEDTLKVLVDGYRLSDVALGGGQIPLVVKKGLMALDLTVSVREGRLTGSLAGKLSSANLDVGGTKEGGAVLQAVRETVRDIRGLAFRASLGGTPEDYTLALSSDLDEVLKSAVLKQANKQLGAWEEKLRSAVNEKTTGELQKLKDSMGGLSGLEQALSDRLALGGHLMDELPVPGGKLKLPF, encoded by the coding sequence ATGAAATGGATACGCTGGAAGGGCCTCTTGGCCTTCGCCGCCCTGGTGGGCGTCATCGTGGTTTTCTGGTTTCTCCTGGTGGACTCCTACGTGAAGGCGCTCATAGAAAGCGCGGGCACCCGGGCGGTGGGGGCCAAGGTGCAACTGGACGGGGCGGACCTCACGTTGTTTCCCGTGGGCCTGACCCTCAAGAGGCTTCAGGTCACCAACCCCGAGGAGCCCATGCAAAACGCCGTCGAGGTCTCGCGCATCGCCTTCACCATGGACGGCATGCGGCTCCTGGAGCGGAAGGTCATCATCGAGGAGATGGCCCTGCAGGGCGTGCGCTTCGGAACGCCCCGGAAGACATCGGGCGCCGTACGAAAGGTCAGGAAGGAAAAGCCCGAAGAAAAGAAGCGGAGACTCGCCCTTCCCACCCTCACACTTCCCAGCATCAAGGAGGTCATGGACAAGGCCGACCTCCGCACCCTCAAGGCCGCCCAGAGCCTCCGGGAGGATGTCGGGCAGACGAAGACCCGCTGGGAGGAGCGCCTCCGGGACCTTCCGGACAAGGAGACATTCGAGGACTACAGGAAGCGTGTCCAAGAGGCGAAGAAGACCGCCCGCACCGACCCCCTCGGGACGGCCGTGAGGGTGAAGGAGCTGAGGGACGACCTCAGGGCGGACATGGCCAAACTGAAGGAGGCCAAAGAGGACTTCACCAAGACCCGGCTCGACCTCAACCGGCGCATTCGGGAGGTCGCCCGGATGCCTGCCGAGGACGTCCGGAGGCTCCGGGAGACATACGGCGTCACCCCGGAGGGGCTGGGAAACGTCACACGCCTCGTGGCCGGGCAGAAGGCCGCCCTCTGGGTGCAGAGGAGCCTCTTCTGGTACGGGAAAATCCAGAAGGTTTTCGAGCCCGCAAGGCAGGAGAAGGCCGGCGAGCCCAAGGCCGTCAAGCCGCCCCGGGCCCCGGGGCTCGACGTCCATTTCCCCGAGCGCACCCCGGCGCCGGAGTTTCTCATTCGCCGGGCCCGGGCGGACCTCGGCTTAAAGGCCGGGGACCTCTCGGGCAGGCTCACGGATATCACCAGCGAGCAGGGCGTGACCGGGCAGCCTACGGTTTTCAGCTTCTCTGGGGAGAAGCTCGCTCTCGCCCGGGCCATGCGCATCGAGGGCAGCCTCGACCATGTCAAGCCCGGCCGCGCCGAGGACACGCTGAAGGTCCTCGTGGACGGCTACCGCCTGAGCGATGTCGCCCTGGGCGGCGGGCAGATTCCCCTGGTCGTCAAGAAAGGGCTCATGGCCCTCGACCTCACGGTCTCGGTCAGGGAAGGGCGCCTCACCGGCTCCCTTGCCGGGAAGCTTTCTTCGGCCAATCTGGATGTAGGCGGGACGAAGGAAGGCGGGGCTGTCCTTCAGGCCGTGAGGGAGACGGTGCGGGATATCCGGGGCCTCGCCTTCCGGGCCTCCCTCGGGGGGACGCCCGAGGACTACACCCTTGCGCTCAGCTCCGACCTGGACGAGGTCCTCAAGAGCGCCGTCCTCAAGCAGGCGAACAAGCAGCTTGGGGCCTGGGAGGAGAAGCTCCGGAGCGCCGTGAACGAGAAGACCACAGGGGAGCTTCAAAAGCTCAAGGACTCCATGGGCGGCCTCTCCGGGCTTGAGCAGGCGCTTTCGGACAGGCTCGCCCTGGGCGGGCACCTCATGGACGAGCTCCCCGTACCGGGCGGAAAGCTCAAGCTTCCTTTTTAA
- a CDS encoding 3-oxoacyl-[acyl-carrier-protein] synthase III C-terminal domain-containing protein has protein sequence MGAGRRFAPSHREAIRYVHRNGNLHNQLSTAIPRLVAGEMRHVVGELLAPHALCTKDVAHWALHTGGEKVISTLRDALGLSEAQAAPTRQVMRRYGNMSSPTALFVLKDLMERIEPGQWCALGAFGAGLSVHALLLRKTPAPGETASPGP, from the coding sequence ATGGGGGCGGGGCGGCGCTTCGCCCCCTCCCACCGGGAGGCCATCCGCTATGTCCACAGAAACGGCAACCTGCATAACCAGCTCTCCACGGCCATCCCGCGCCTCGTGGCTGGCGAGATGCGCCACGTGGTCGGGGAGCTCCTGGCCCCCCACGCCCTTTGCACAAAGGACGTTGCCCACTGGGCCCTGCACACCGGAGGGGAAAAGGTCATCAGCACGCTGAGGGACGCGCTCGGATTGAGCGAAGCCCAGGCGGCCCCCACCCGCCAGGTGATGCGCCGCTACGGCAACATGTCCTCCCCCACGGCGCTTTTCGTCCTCAAGGACCTGATGGAGCGGATAGAGCCCGGCCAGTGGTGCGCCCTGGGGGCCTTCGGAGCGGGGCTTTCGGTTCACGCCCTTCTGCTGAGAAAAACCCCCGCGCCCGGGGAGACGGCCTCCCCAGGTCCTTAA